From Sandaracinaceae bacterium:
GGCGGCACCGTGGTCCGCTTCGAGGTGCACGACCCGATCGAGCAGGCCTACGACGAGGCGGTGCTCGAGCGGCTCTACAAGGACGATCTGACGGGGCTCCTGGCGCGGCGCAAGTTCGACATCGAGCTCAGCGGGGCGCTCGACGCGGCGGCGCGGAACGACGAGACGATGGCGATGCTCGTGCTCGACGTCGATCGGCTCAAGCCGATCAACGACATGCACGGGCACATCGTCGGCTCGCGGGTGATCAGCGACGTCGGCGCGCTCGTCCGGGCGGTGCTCCAGACCCGACGGCTGGAGCGGGCGCTGGCCTGTCGGCTCGGTGGCGACGAGTTCGGGGTCGCCGTGACGGGCATCTCGCCCGAGGACGCGCGCGAGCTGGCCGAGGCCATCCGGAGGGCCGTGGCCGAGACGCCGTTCGTGCACGAGGCCGAGCCTCTCCGGGTGCGGGTCTCGGGCGGGCTCTCCTTCTATCCGCGCGACGGCGGGACGGCCCTCGAGCTGCTGCGGCGGGCGGACGAGGCGCTCTACCGGGCCAAGGGCGCGGGGGGCGATCGCATCACGGTGCATGCGCCGGAGGCCGATCGGAGGTAGGCCACCTCCCCGTGGAGGTCGTCTACTTCATCGTCCTGGTCGGCGTGCTCGTGTTCGTTCACGAGCTCGGCCACTTCGCGTGGGCGAAGTTCTTCGGCGTCCGGGTCCTCAAATTCTCGCTCGGCTTCGGCCCGCGGATCGCCGGGTTCACGCGCGGCGGCACCGAGTACGTGATCGCGACGTTCCCCCTCGGCGGCTACGTGCGCATGCTCGGGGAGAGCCCCCACGACGACGTCCGCCCGGAGGACGAGGGGCGCGCCTTCTCGCAGCAGGCGCTCTGGAAGCGCGTGGTCATCGTCTTCGCGGGGCCGGCGATGAACCTGCTCTTGCCCATCGGGCTCTTCTTCGTGGTCTACCTCGGCGACGCGCAGTCGGTCCCCGCGGTGGTGGGCACGGTCTTCCCCGACCGCCCGGCCGACGGGGTGCTCGAGCCGGGCGACCGCGTGGTCCAGGCGGACGGCGAGGACGTCAGCACGTTCTACGAGCTGGCCCGCATCATCGAGGCCCACCCCGAGGAGCCCGTGGAGCTGGTCGTGGAGCGGGCCGAGGAGCGCCGCACGGTGACGGTGACGCCTTTCCTCGCGCGCTCGCGGCGGCCGCTGGATCTCGTCGACGAGGTGGGGCGGATCGGCATCAAGCCCCACCACCCGCTCGCGGTCATCGGGGTCACGTCCCCCTCGAGCCCGGCCGCGGCGGCGCGCCTCCGCGCATTCGACCGCATCATCAGCGCGGCCGGTGAGCCGGTCGATCGCTGGATCGATCTCGAGCGCCTGCTCGGCGGCAACCGCGGCTCGATGGTGCCCGTGACCTACATGCGGCCCACCCGCGTCGAGGGGGCGCTCGGCGGGTTGGTCGAGATGGAGGTCTACGAGCCGCACGTGGCGACCCTCACGCCCGAGCCCGGGCCCGGCGGCGGGCTCACCCGGTCGGGCATCGAGGAGTCCGACCTCTACGTCGCGCACGTCACCGCGCGGGCCAACGACTACGAGGGCGGCGTGCGGCCCGGCGACCGGCTCGTGGCGCTCGACGCGGTGCCGATCCGCCTGTGGGCGACCTTCGTCGAAGACGTCGAGGCGACGGGCGACGCGGCGCAGGAGCTGAGCTGGCGTCGCGGCGATCAGCTGGTCACGCGCACTTACCGCCTCCGCGCCGCCCGCTCGGTCACCAACCAGGACAGCGACCAGCGGGTGCTCCTGCTCGACCCGGAGACCGGGCGGCACCTCGCGACGCTCGGCCACTGGCGACCCACCACGCTCGACGCCCCGGTCCCCAACCCGAGCACCATCGGCTACGCGCTCGATCAGTCGTTCCGCGTCACGGCGGATCTCATGGAGCTGACCGTCTACTCCGTGGTGCGGCTCTTCCAGGGCCGGCTGCCGCTGCGCGACATCGGCGGCCCGCTCCGGATCTTCGAGGCCACCGAGGCCGCGGCCCGCGAGGGCGCCACGAACTACCTCAGCTTGATGGCGTTCATCAGCATCAACCTCGGGCTGATCAACCTCCTGCCGATCCCGATGCTCGACGGGGGGCACCTGATGTTCCTCTTCGTCGAGGCCGCGGCCCGCCGGCCCGTCTCGACGCGGGTGCGGGAGTACGCCTCCATGGTGGGCCTCGCGCTCCTCGTGATCCTCATGGTGCTCGCGTTCAAGAACGATCTGGAGCGGCAGTGGCCGCGCATCGTCGAGGCTTTCGAGGACTCATGAAGAAGAGCAAGGCCGCGCCCTCCCGCTGGGTCGCCACCCGCGTCCTCTTTCGCGTCCTCGAGGAGGGCGCCTACGCCACCCCCGCGCTCGACGCCGAGATCGGGCGCGCCCACCTCGACCGCCGCGACGCCGGGCTCGCGACCGAGATCGTCTACGGGACGCTGCGCGCGCTCCCGGCGATCGACGAGGTGCTGGCGGCTCGCCTCAAGAAGCCCGACAAGACCGATCCGTGGCTGCGCGCCGCCCTCCGGGTGGGCGCCTATCAGATCCAGCACCTCTCGCGGGTCCCGGTCCACGCCGCGGTCAACGACGCGGTGAGCCTCGTGCGGACCGAGCGCGGGCCGAGGCTCGCCGGGGTCGCGAACGCGGTGCTGCGAAAGATCGCGGCCGCCCGGCCCGAAGAGCCCTCCCCGCCGACCCGCACGCTGGTGCCCGACTGGGTGGAGAGGTGCTTCCGAGACGCGCTGGGCGAGGCGAGGGCCGACGCGCTCCTCGGCGCGCGCCGGCTGCCGCCGCCTCTCGGGCTGCGCGCGGTCGGGGTCTCCCCCGAAGATCTGCTCGCGACGCTGCGCGAGGCCCTCCCCGAGGCCGAGATCGACGCCGCGGGTCTCGCCTCGCGCGGCGTCTTCGCCCGCGGCATGGGCGACGTGCGCGAGCTCCCCGGGTACGACGCCGGGCGCTTCGCGGTGCAGGAGATCGGCTCGCAGCACATCGTCGATCTCGTCGGCGCGGAGCCGGGCGAGCGCGTCGCCGACCTCTGCTGCGGGCACGGCACCAAGACCCTCGCGCTGGCGGAGCGCGTCGGCGCGGAGGGGCGCGTGGAGGCGGCGGATCTCTACGAGGAGAAGCTCGACAAGCTCGACGCGGAGCGTCGCCGACTCTCGCTCCCCGAGGTGGGCACGCGCGCGGTCGACCTGACCGTCGGGACGGGCGGGCTCGCGGCCGAGGGCTTCCATCGCGTGCTGCTCGACGCGCCCTGCACGGGACTCGGAACCGTGCACCGACGCCCCGAGCTGGCGCATCGGCTGGAGCCCAGCGACCCGAAGCGTCTGGCCGCCCTTCAGCAGAAACTGCTCGCAACCGCGGCCACCCTCGTGCGCCCGGCGGGCCTGCTGGTCTATGCCGTTTGCTCTCCCACACGCGAGGAGGGCGCCGACGTCGCCGCGGCGTTCGAGGCAGCTCACCCCGACTTCGCTCGGGTTTCCGACGCGCACACCGACGAGGACGGCGTCGCCCGGATCGGCCCATGGCTCGACGACGTGGACGCCTACCAGGTGGTGCGCTGGCGCCGTCCCTGAGCGGCGACATTCATTCCACTGGCAACGGACGGAACGGCGCTTGACAGGGGTAGACCCGGTGCTATCGTCCGCCCTCTTTCCGGGGCGTAGCGCAGTCTGGTAGCGCGCATGGTTCGGGACCATGAGGTCGGAGGTTCGAATCCTCTCGCCCCGAGTTGCTTCCCTTGGCCGGTTCGACCTTCAGTGGGGCCGGCGAGCTTGAAACGCGTGTGCGGAGCCCGTCCGGGGAGGGACGTTCGAGCATGGCCAAGGCGATTCCTGCCGTCCGAGTTCTGGTCGTCGACGACGACCCGGCCATCTGTGACTATATGGAGACCTTCCTCGCGAAGGACGGTTTCGAAGTCACGACCGAGACCGATCCCGAGCGGGTCGAAGAGGAAGTCAAGAAGGGTGGCTATCACCTGGTCGTTCTCGACCTGATGATGCCCAAGATGGACGGCATCGAGCTGCTCCAGCGCATCCGGAAGATCGACAGCGACATCGCGGTCGTGATCTTCACCGGGTTCCCTTCCCTCGAGACGGCGGTCCAGTCGATCAAGCTGGACGCGGTCGACTACCTCAAGAAGCCGTTCAACCCCGACGAGTTCCGCGAGGTCCTCGACCGTGTGATGAAGAAGAAGGGCCTCGTCCGCACGCCGGAAGAGAACCTCCACCGCTTCATCGGCGAGACGATCCGCGGTCTGCGCAAGGGTCGCAGCCTGACGCTGAAGCAGATGAGCCGCCGCACCGGCCTGAGCGTCTCGCTGCTCAGCCAGATCGAGCGCGCGGAGTCGAGCGCGTCGATCAGCTCGCTGTACAAGATCGCCTCCGCGCTCGACGTGCACATCGCGGATCTGTTCGGCGACTTTTAACTGTAGGAGGGCCTGAACGCAGGCCCTCCCCCCATGGGGCGGAGCGCCCATGGGGCCCCCCTCCCGACTACGGCGCGTCGCGCGCTCCGCGCGCTTTGGCGCCGACCCCAGCGCGGGGCGCTGGGGCCCCCGCGGCTCGCGCTTTCGCTTCGCGAAAGCTGGCCGCCCTGGCGGGATGGCGGCTGCTCGCCGCTTCGCTGGCTCCGCTGGCCTCGGTCGCGCTTACTCGCCTCGCTGGCCTCGCTCGCCTTCGCTGGCCTCGCTCGCCTGGCCTCGCTCGCCTTCGCTGGCCTCGGTCGCGCTCCGCTGGCCTCGGTCGCGCTTGGCTGGCCGCGCTCGCGCTTCGCGCCCGCCTCGCTCGCCTCGGAAAAGCTGACCGCCTTGGCCGCATGGCGGCTCCTCGCGGCTGGCGGCTGGCGGCTGGCCGCTCGCTCTTGCTCGGCGGCCTGGCGGCTGCTCGGTCGCGCTTCACTGGCCTCGGTCGCGCTTCACTGGCCTCGCTCGCCTTCGCTGGCCTCGCTCGCGCTTCGCTGGCCTGGGTCGCGCTTCGCTCGCCTGGGTCGCGCTTCGCTGGCCTGGGTCGCGGTTCGCTGGCCTCGCTCGCCTTCGCTGGTCGCCCGCGCCTCGGGCGGGCCGTCGCTGCCAGCGATGGAGGTGGCCGTTCGCGCGCCCTCGCTCGCCGTCGCCCGCGCCTCGGGCGGGCCGTCGCTGCCAGCGATGGAGGTGGCCGTTCGCGTGCCCTCGCTCGCGGTCGCTCGCTGAACTGGATGGGTGGCGCCCGTTCGCTCCCGGTCGCTCGCGTTTCACGCTGCGCTCGCCTCGCTCGCGTCTCAGGACAGGGAGCGAGTCGCTGGCGACGCTGGCGGGGAGGTGGCGTGGGGGGCCGGTTCGCTGGCGACGCTCGCCGGGCCAAAGTTTGGCGAAAAGACTCGCTGGCGACTCTCGTGGGCTTGTGGCGAAAGTCCGTGACTCGCTGGTGACTCTCGTGGAGTCCTCGCGGAGACGCGCGACTGGCCGGCGAGGCTCATGCGCTCATCATGAGCGGCCAGGACTCACTGGTGAGGCTCATGCGCTCAGTGCGGGCGGCCGGGACTCGCTGGTGAGGCTCATGTGCTCAGTGCGGGCGGCCGGGACTCGCTGGTGAGGCTCGTACGCTCGGTGCGGGTGGCCGGGACTCGCTGGTGAGCCTTGTACGCTCGATGCGGGCGGCCGGGACTCGCCGGCGAGAGCTGCGCGTTCATCCCGGGAGGTCGCGGCTCGCCCGCCAGGCGAGCGCGCTCAGCGCGAGGTGGTGCGACTCGCTGGCGAGCCTCTGTCGTTCACGGGGGGCGACCGTGCCTCGCTGGCGAGGCCCGCGCGCTCTCCGTGGTGAACTGAGGCTCGCCGGCGAGGCTCCTGGCGGCCGGGGGACTCGAGGATCGCGGCTGATGTTCTCCCGGGCTCGCGGCTCGGTCTCCGGGGTGGCGGGCGCGGTTCGTGAGGGCCCGCTCGCCTTTCGTGGGGCGGACTCGGCCGCGGAGACGGGGCGGACTCGGTCGCGGAGTCGGTCGCGGACTCGCCCGCGCTCGCGGACTCGGCGACGGTCGTGGACTCGATTGCGGTCGCGGCACGGTCGCGGACTCGGACTCGGACTCGGTCGCGGACTCGGTCGCGGACTCGGACTCGGTCGCGGACTCGGACTCGGACTCGGACTCGGACTCGGACTCGGACTCGGACTCGGACTCGGACTCGGACTCGGACTCGGACTCGGACTCGGACTCGGGAACGGCAGCGGACGCGGCAGCGGTTGCGGCCACGGTCGCGGAGTCGGCCACGGACTCGGACTCGGACTCGGGAACGCTCGCGGTCGCGGTCGCGGCAGCGGACGCGGCAGCGGTTGCGGACGCGGTCGCGGAGTCGGACTCGGCTGCGGTTGCGGACGCGGTTGCGGACTCGGTCGCCGACTCGGTTCAGGTCGCGGAGTCGGCCGCGGGGGTCGGCGCGGCTGCGGACTCGGCTGCGGACTCCGGCGCGGCCTCGGTCGCGAACTCCGGCGCGGTCTCGGTCGCGGACTCCGGCGCGGTGGCGGTCGCGGTGGCGGTCGCGGACTCGACTCGCACTCGGCCGAGGAGCTGGGGGGATATGGGGGCGCTAAGTTGACTTGTCGAGTTGTTCGCGAACAAGTCAACCTAGCGTCCCCTCGAGCCGGTCGCTTCACCTCGATCATCTTCAGCTCCCGGTAGGCCATTCGGAGTCGTCGCACGCCCGCACGTGCGTCACTCCGGACGGGGTCCGGTCACCGAACCGAGGGAGCCCCCGGGGTGGTCCCTTCGGGCTGAAAAGCAGCTGGTCCCATGAGCCTGAAAATCTCAGGCGCATCCCCGGGGGCGGTCCCTTCGGGCTGAAAATCAGGTGGTCCCATGTGCCTGCAATTTCCGCCCTTGGGTGGTCGCATGCGGGTGCAAACGCTGCCGCTCCCGCTGCCGCTGGCTCTCGCGGTTCCGGAAACTCTGGCGAGTCGCCAGCGATCGATCACGACGCCCGGGTCGCTGAACCTGCGCGCCCGCGTCAGCGGGGCGAGGAGAAGCAGACGAGCGCGATGTCGACGCCGTCGCCCGGCGGGTAGGTGACGGAGGCGAGGTGGTGCGCGCGGCCTTCGATGTAGCGCTCGATGCGCGCGATCCATGTCATGCGGGCTTCACCGCCGAGCCGCGCGACGCTCTCGCAGTCGTTGACGAAGTGGGTCTCGCTCGCGACGGGAGCAGGCGGGGCGGCCGGCTGGTTCTCGACCACGACGCGCACGGCCCCGCTGCGCAGCGGGGAGACGATGTCTACGCGCCGAGGAGGGGGGCCGCACCCCGGAGAGCGCGCTTCATCGGCCGAGTCTACCGCGTGGGTGTCCCCCATCGGGCGCCGTAGCCGGCGGTGGGCGCCTCTGCTATGAGTTGCGCGTGCGGATTCTGGTCGCCGTCGATTTCAGCGCCGCGTCACGGTTGGCGTGTCGCTGGGCGATCGAGCACCTCAACCGTCTCGAGGTCACGGAGGTCTTCTTCCATCACGTGGTGGAAGAGGAGGGCCTGCCGGCGATCGAGAAGGGGGTGTCGAAGGTGCGCGCGTTCGTCGACGAGGCCTACGCGGACGAGGACGTGCCGAGCACGGTCGGGCTGCGCTACGCGGTGACGAAGGGCAGGCCGGCCGAGAGCATCCTCGCCGCCGCCCGCAGCAACCGCTGCCAGACCATCGTCATGGGCACGAACGGCCGCCGCGGCATGAATCGGCTCCTGCTCGGCAGCGTGGCCGAGGTCGTGGTGCGCACGGCGCCGTGCACGGTCGTCGTCGTCAAGCCGGACTCCGCCTGAACTTCCCCTCCCTCACTCTCAGGAGAACAGACAGATGACCTTCGAGCTCGCACGCCGCATCCAGGCGGTGAAGCCCTCCGCGACCCTCGCGATGACCCAGAAGGCCAATGAGCTGAAGGCGCAGGGCGTCGACGTCATCGCCTTCGGCGTCGGCGAGCCGGACTTCGCGACGCCGCCCGCCATCTGCGAGGCGGCGAAGGCCGCCATCGACGGCGGAGCCACGCACTACACCCGCGTGCGCGGGATCGACCCGCTGCTGAAGGCCATCGCGGCCGACTCCGAGCGGCGGCGCGGCGTGAAGCACGACACGAGCGAGATCGTCGTCTCGGTCGGCGCGAAGCACACGCTCTTCAACCTCGCGATGGTGCTCTTCGACGAGGGGGACGAGATCCTCATCCCCGCGCCGCACTGGGTCAGCTACCCCGATCAGTGCCGCATCATCGGCGCGGAGCCCATCACGCTCGAGACGCGCGAGGAGGACGGCTTCCGCCTGACGCCCGAGGCGCTCGAGGCGGCGGTCACCGACAAGACCAAGGCGCTGATCCTCTGCTCGCCCTCGAACCCGACGGGCTCCGCCTACACGGCCGAGCAGCTCCGGGCCCTCGCCGACGTCGCCGCGAAGGGCGACTACTGGATCATCGTCGACGAGATCTACGGCGAGCTGGTCTACGACGGCTTCGAGCAGAAGTCGCTGCTCACGGTGGCCCCCGAGCTGCGCGAGCGGATCATCGTCGTCGACGGGGTCTCCAAGACCTACGCGATGACCGGCTGGCGGATCGGCTGGGCGCTCGCGCCCGCCCACGTGGCCAAGGCGGTCGAGAAGATCCAGGGGCAGTCGACCACCAACCCCGCCGCCGTCTCGCAGCACGCGGCCGTCGCGGCGCTCACCGGCGACAAGGCCCCCATCCAGAAGATGCAGGCCGCGTTCGCGGAGCGTCGCGCCGCCATCGTCGAGGGGCTCAACGCCATCGACGGGATCTCGTGTCGGCAGCCGGAGGGGGCGTTCTACGCCTTCCCGAACGTCACCGCGCTCGTCGGCAAGAGCCACGCGGGCGGCAAGATCGAGGACGACACCGCGCTGGCGATGTGGCTGCTCGAGGCGGCGCGCGTGGCGGTGGTGCCGGGGGGCGCGTTCGGCGCGCCCGGCTACGTGCGCATGAGCTACGCGACCTCGATGGAGCTCATCCAGGAGGGCTTGAAGCGGATCCGCGACGCCGTCGCGACGCTCTCCTGAGCCCGATCCCCAGCAGCGGGACGAGGAGCCAGGCGGCGCCGCCCTGGCCCTCGCCGCTCGCCCTGCAGCCGCAGCCGCCGTCGCTCGGTCCGAACGGGCCGGCTCCGCCGTCGCCCACGCCCGCGTCCGCGTAGCCCCCGTCGCCCATCGCGTCCCCGAGGCCCGCGCCGCCGAGGCGCACCGTCACGAGCGGCGCGTCGGGGTCGTTCGTGTCCAGGAGCAGGACGCCCGCGCGGTCGCCCGGCGCCTCTGGCGCGTAGCCCACGATCAGGCGCGCGCTCGAGCGCGGCGGCACCACGAGGGTGGCCGCGCCGCGAGAGAAGGGCGCCACGGGCTCGCGGACGGAGACCCGCAGCTCCGCCTCGCCGTCGTTGTGCACGCTGAGCAGTCGCTCGGCCGCGCCTCCGACGGGGACCTCCCCGAAGCCGAGGAAGCTCGGGTCGACGCGCACGTCCGGGAGCGGCACGTGGACCTCGGCCGGCTCGAAGCGCGTCTCGGACTCCAGGTCGGCCACCGGGATGGGGATGTCGGCCAGGGTCAGGTCGAAGCGGCGGCCCGCGACCTCGATGAAGAGGCCCGGGAGCAGCCGGATCACGCCCTCGTAGCCCAGGATGCCGACGGGGAGGACGGTGGTGTCCTTCGCGGCGCCGAAGCCGGTCGCGCCCGGATCGGGCCGCACGACCGTCGGCGCGTTCTCCATGAAGATGGGCGCGATGGCGTCGCCGACCTCGATGCGCTCGGTGCGGTAGGTGCCCTCGAGCTCCGCGACGGCCTCGAGGGTGAAGCCGCCGCCGATGCCCGGGATGGGGATGATCGCGTCGGTCAGGTCGACCTCGAACACGCGCACCATGTCGGTGTCGTCCCAGGCCGCCACGGGGCGGGGCATCGCGCCGGGCAAGACGAACGGATCGAACTCGAGCGTGTCGGCGAGGCGCAGGTCGCGCGGGACGCCGCCGGGGAGCGGGATGTCGCCCTCCCAGCGGTAGCGGACGCCGGCCACGCTCACGTCGAAGCGGATGCGCGCGATGATCTCGAAGCCGTAGTTGATGGCGAGCCGACCCGTGCCGGGGCGACCGGGCACGCGGACCTCGAGGCCGGGCGGCCAGCTGGTCACGACGGTGCCGCCGAGGTCGACCTCCGTCGAGCCGCCGAGGAACAGGCCGAAGCGCACCTGGACCGGCGCCCCCGCGGGCACCCAGCCGGTGTCGAAGCTCACGTCGTCGAAGAGCGCGTCGCGGTGCTCGAAGTCGACGTCGACGCGGTGGCAGCCGACGCTCCCGGGCGGACACGCGCGCGGGTCGGGGTCGATGTCCTGCGCGAGCCCGGTGGCGCTCCACGCGCCGAGCGTCGCGCAAGCGAGGAGCGGGAACACGCGCGTGAGCCATCGCGTCATGGCAACAGACTTCCAAAGCTCGCGTTCGCAGGCAACGTCGTTCTCCATGATCGCGCGCTTTCTTCCATCGCCGCGACGACCTCGTGCAGAATCCTCTCGGTTCGTGCTTCGAAAGTGCTCCATCACGATCGTGCTGTGCTATTCGCTTCGACGGAGGCGAGCGTGAGAGGGGGGTACGAACGCAGCATCGTGATCATCGCGTCGCTGCTCGTCGCGTGCTCCGAGGACCCGCGCCCGACGCAGCAGACCGCGCCGCCCGTCGTCGAGGAGACGGTCGACGGCTACCGCGTGCTCGAGATGGAGGACGCGGGCTCGATCGCCGGTCAGCTCCGCTGGGTCGGTGAGCGCCCGACGTTGGCGCCGCTCGAGGTGCGCACCGACGCGGAGGAGTGCGGCGAATCGCAGCCGTCTCCGGCGCTGCGGATCTCCGCGCGCGGCGGTGTGGCGGATGCGCTCATCGAGATCGTCTCACCGCGGGCCGGGGCGCCGCTCGAGCGCCCGGCCGAGCCGGTCACCATCACGCGGGCCGGCTGCGTCTTCTCGCCTCACGTCTCGGTCGTCGGCGTCGGCTGGCCCATCGTCTTCTCGAGCCGGGACGACGTCGTGCACAACGTGCACGGCACGCTCGACGGTCGCCGCGTGTTCGATCTCGGCCTCCCGCGCGCGGGCGCCATCGCGCGGGCGCGGGTGCGCAGCGAGGGCATCGTGCGGCTGGTCTGCGACGCCGGGCACACCTGGGAGCACGGGTGGATCCGCGTGACCGACCACCCCTACGTCGCGGTCTCGAACGAGGACGGACGCTTCCGCATCTCGAACGTGCCGCCCGGCCAGTTCGCCCTGCGCGTCTGGCACGAGGGCTGGCTCGTCGGCGGCACGCGCGCGGGGCGCCCCACCTACTCGAACCCGATCATCCTGCACCGGACGGTGAGCGTCTCACCGCGGCAGGAGACGACGGTCGACTTCGAGCTGAGCCAGCAGTCCGCCGAGATCGCCGGCCAGACGGACTAGCAGGCTGTCCCTTGCCGTTGCCCTTGCCCCTGCCCTTGCCCGCGAGCTCAGCGTTCGCAGTTCTCGATCAGTCCTCGATGTTGTGTCTCGTGAGCCTCGAGTCCCGGGTGCCCACGGACCATCTACTGCGCGCCATCCGGCGGGTCCGAGAGGCCGGCGCTCGGCGCCGCGGCCACGCCCGAAACGGCGCTGAGTGCGTGCTCGCGACGTGCCCCAGCTTCCGCGGGCAAGGGCAAGGGCACGGGCAGGGGCACGGGCAGGGGAGCAGGCTGCTTTCAGCGGCCTGTTAAACGTCGTCGAAGGTCTCGCGCTCGGTGCCGGGGCGCAGCGGCGGGCCGGGGCGCGGGGGTGGGGCGAGGAAGCGCGCCCACGGCTGACGCTCGCGCCACGCGCCGTCCGGGTCGAGCGCCTGCGCCGCGCGGGTGACCAGCAGGGCCGCGAGCACGAGGTAGAGGAGCTGGATCGGCGTGTGCGGCGCGTACCCGGCCGCGAGCCAGACGCCGAGGCCCATCGCGAGCTGTCGCGCGGCGG
This genomic window contains:
- a CDS encoding GGDEF domain-containing protein, whose protein sequence is MTDPGDRGGRPTMPEAVDASSLFGDDKGAKPVLVVLTGPQVGQRILLEAPAIIGRDPEADLMLFDAEVDWHHARVEPKDGGWMVLDLTGERRTEVNGMRVKQLMLTPDDQIILGGTVVRFEVHDPIEQAYDEAVLERLYKDDLTGLLARRKFDIELSGALDAAARNDETMAMLVLDVDRLKPINDMHGHIVGSRVISDVGALVRAVLQTRRLERALACRLGGDEFGVAVTGISPEDARELAEAIRRAVAETPFVHEAEPLRVRVSGGLSFYPRDGGTALELLRRADEALYRAKGAGGDRITVHAPEADRR
- the rseP gene encoding RIP metalloprotease RseP; the protein is MEVVYFIVLVGVLVFVHELGHFAWAKFFGVRVLKFSLGFGPRIAGFTRGGTEYVIATFPLGGYVRMLGESPHDDVRPEDEGRAFSQQALWKRVVIVFAGPAMNLLLPIGLFFVVYLGDAQSVPAVVGTVFPDRPADGVLEPGDRVVQADGEDVSTFYELARIIEAHPEEPVELVVERAEERRTVTVTPFLARSRRPLDLVDEVGRIGIKPHHPLAVIGVTSPSSPAAAARLRAFDRIISAAGEPVDRWIDLERLLGGNRGSMVPVTYMRPTRVEGALGGLVEMEVYEPHVATLTPEPGPGGGLTRSGIEESDLYVAHVTARANDYEGGVRPGDRLVALDAVPIRLWATFVEDVEATGDAAQELSWRRGDQLVTRTYRLRAARSVTNQDSDQRVLLLDPETGRHLATLGHWRPTTLDAPVPNPSTIGYALDQSFRVTADLMELTVYSVVRLFQGRLPLRDIGGPLRIFEATEAAAREGATNYLSLMAFISINLGLINLLPIPMLDGGHLMFLFVEAAARRPVSTRVREYASMVGLALLVILMVLAFKNDLERQWPRIVEAFEDS
- a CDS encoding transcription antitermination factor NusB, which produces MKKSKAAPSRWVATRVLFRVLEEGAYATPALDAEIGRAHLDRRDAGLATEIVYGTLRALPAIDEVLAARLKKPDKTDPWLRAALRVGAYQIQHLSRVPVHAAVNDAVSLVRTERGPRLAGVANAVLRKIAAARPEEPSPPTRTLVPDWVERCFRDALGEARADALLGARRLPPPLGLRAVGVSPEDLLATLREALPEAEIDAAGLASRGVFARGMGDVRELPGYDAGRFAVQEIGSQHIVDLVGAEPGERVADLCCGHGTKTLALAERVGAEGRVEAADLYEEKLDKLDAERRRLSLPEVGTRAVDLTVGTGGLAAEGFHRVLLDAPCTGLGTVHRRPELAHRLEPSDPKRLAALQQKLLATAATLVRPAGLLVYAVCSPTREEGADVAAAFEAAHPDFARVSDAHTDEDGVARIGPWLDDVDAYQVVRWRRP
- a CDS encoding response regulator, with the translated sequence MAKAIPAVRVLVVDDDPAICDYMETFLAKDGFEVTTETDPERVEEEVKKGGYHLVVLDLMMPKMDGIELLQRIRKIDSDIAVVIFTGFPSLETAVQSIKLDAVDYLKKPFNPDEFREVLDRVMKKKGLVRTPEENLHRFIGETIRGLRKGRSLTLKQMSRRTGLSVSLLSQIERAESSASISSLYKIASALDVHIADLFGDF
- a CDS encoding universal stress protein, giving the protein MRILVAVDFSAASRLACRWAIEHLNRLEVTEVFFHHVVEEEGLPAIEKGVSKVRAFVDEAYADEDVPSTVGLRYAVTKGRPAESILAAARSNRCQTIVMGTNGRRGMNRLLLGSVAEVVVRTAPCTVVVVKPDSA
- a CDS encoding pyridoxal phosphate-dependent aminotransferase; its protein translation is MTFELARRIQAVKPSATLAMTQKANELKAQGVDVIAFGVGEPDFATPPAICEAAKAAIDGGATHYTRVRGIDPLLKAIAADSERRRGVKHDTSEIVVSVGAKHTLFNLAMVLFDEGDEILIPAPHWVSYPDQCRIIGAEPITLETREEDGFRLTPEALEAAVTDKTKALILCSPSNPTGSAYTAEQLRALADVAAKGDYWIIVDEIYGELVYDGFEQKSLLTVAPELRERIIVVDGVSKTYAMTGWRIGWALAPAHVAKAVEKIQGQSTTNPAAVSQHAAVAALTGDKAPIQKMQAAFAERRAAIVEGLNAIDGISCRQPEGAFYAFPNVTALVGKSHAGGKIEDDTALAMWLLEAARVAVVPGGAFGAPGYVRMSYATSMELIQEGLKRIRDAVATLS
- a CDS encoding MYXO-CTERM sorting domain-containing protein is translated as MTRWLTRVFPLLACATLGAWSATGLAQDIDPDPRACPPGSVGCHRVDVDFEHRDALFDDVSFDTGWVPAGAPVQVRFGLFLGGSTEVDLGGTVVTSWPPGLEVRVPGRPGTGRLAINYGFEIIARIRFDVSVAGVRYRWEGDIPLPGGVPRDLRLADTLEFDPFVLPGAMPRPVAAWDDTDMVRVFEVDLTDAIIPIPGIGGGFTLEAVAELEGTYRTERIEVGDAIAPIFMENAPTVVRPDPGATGFGAAKDTTVLPVGILGYEGVIRLLPGLFIEVAGRRFDLTLADIPIPVADLESETRFEPAEVHVPLPDVRVDPSFLGFGEVPVGGAAERLLSVHNDGEAELRVSVREPVAPFSRGAATLVVPPRSSARLIVGYAPEAPGDRAGVLLLDTNDPDAPLVTVRLGGAGLGDAMGDGGYADAGVGDGGAGPFGPSDGGCGCRASGEGQGGAAWLLVPLLGIGLRRASRRRRGSASSPPG
- a CDS encoding carboxypeptidase regulatory-like domain-containing protein, producing MIIASLLVACSEDPRPTQQTAPPVVEETVDGYRVLEMEDAGSIAGQLRWVGERPTLAPLEVRTDAEECGESQPSPALRISARGGVADALIEIVSPRAGAPLERPAEPVTITRAGCVFSPHVSVVGVGWPIVFSSRDDVVHNVHGTLDGRRVFDLGLPRAGAIARARVRSEGIVRLVCDAGHTWEHGWIRVTDHPYVAVSNEDGRFRISNVPPGQFALRVWHEGWLVGGTRAGRPTYSNPIILHRTVSVSPRQETTVDFELSQQSAEIAGQTD